In Chitinophaga sp. HK235, a single window of DNA contains:
- a CDS encoding ABC-F family ATP-binding cassette domain-containing protein — translation MNYVHPDNEELFYDLNFILNDGEKAALVGINGAGKSTLLRIVSGKLELTSGEIISSEIPWYVPQHLGEFDTWSVAQVLGADKKLDALHAILGGDTDVQHFTQLDDDWDIENKVKKVLEKWELGNISENRLIGSLSGGQKTKAFLSAMDMNSPNLILLDEPSNHLDIKTRMKLYTMILQSKSTMLIVSHDRTLLNLMNKTLELNEKGIEVFGGNFEFYQQKKMEKVNALRARLNEQSKALKESEKKATDMAGQRAQQESKGRSAGLSNSIPRIIAGGLKNKAERSTARMLNAHEEKIATLLHNIEETKAQIQEYEILKIDIKTPELSPGKLLIDIADVNFKYSDRFLWNNLSFQIKSGERVQIEGGNGSGKTTLLKIITRELKPFEGSYNSSAFSYFYLDQNYSMIDPKLSVYEQIQEYNKRGLEEHELKELLVYSQFKPAAFDKKCSGLSGGERMKLSLSCLLVSNQEPDLLILDEPTNNLDIRSLEVLTLAVKNFGGTLLVISHDDYFINEIGIDYRISLT, via the coding sequence TTGAATTATGTTCATCCAGATAATGAGGAGCTATTCTATGACTTGAACTTTATTTTAAATGATGGAGAAAAGGCCGCATTGGTTGGAATAAATGGCGCCGGTAAATCAACACTGCTTCGCATCGTTTCAGGAAAACTTGAATTAACATCGGGAGAAATTATCTCTTCGGAGATACCCTGGTATGTACCACAACATTTGGGAGAGTTTGACACATGGTCTGTCGCTCAGGTATTAGGAGCAGATAAGAAACTGGATGCGCTTCATGCTATTTTAGGAGGAGATACTGATGTACAGCATTTTACACAGTTGGATGATGATTGGGATATCGAAAATAAAGTTAAAAAGGTCCTTGAAAAATGGGAACTTGGTAATATAAGTGAAAATCGGTTAATAGGAAGCCTAAGCGGTGGTCAGAAGACAAAAGCTTTTCTTTCAGCAATGGATATGAATAGCCCGAATCTTATTTTGTTAGACGAGCCCTCCAATCATCTGGACATCAAAACCAGAATGAAACTTTACACGATGATCCTTCAAAGCAAATCAACCATGCTTATAGTGAGTCATGATAGAACATTATTGAATCTCATGAACAAAACGCTGGAACTTAATGAAAAGGGAATTGAAGTATTTGGAGGAAATTTTGAGTTTTATCAGCAGAAAAAAATGGAAAAAGTAAATGCATTGCGCGCCCGGTTGAACGAGCAATCCAAAGCATTGAAAGAGTCCGAGAAAAAAGCCACGGATATGGCTGGCCAAAGGGCACAGCAGGAATCCAAAGGTCGGTCGGCAGGATTGAGCAATTCAATACCACGTATTATTGCTGGTGGTCTAAAAAACAAAGCTGAACGCAGTACTGCGAGAATGCTAAATGCACATGAAGAAAAAATAGCCACTCTGCTGCATAATATTGAAGAGACCAAAGCACAAATCCAGGAATATGAAATTCTTAAAATCGATATCAAGACTCCGGAACTAAGTCCAGGGAAGTTGCTTATCGATATTGCAGATGTTAACTTTAAGTATAGTGATAGATTTTTATGGAATAATCTTAGCTTTCAGATTAAATCCGGCGAGCGAGTACAAATCGAAGGCGGGAATGGAAGCGGGAAGACCACATTGCTGAAAATTATTACACGGGAGCTAAAACCTTTTGAAGGCAGCTATAACAGTTCAGCATTCTCTTACTTTTATCTTGATCAGAACTACTCGATGATAGATCCTAAACTAAGTGTTTATGAACAAATACAAGAATATAATAAACGTGGGTTAGAGGAGCATGAATTAAAAGAATTATTAGTTTATTCCCAGTTTAAACCGGCAGCTTTTGATAAAAAATGCTCAGGGTTAAGTGGTGGAGAGAGAATGAAATTATCGTTGAGTTGTCTGTTAGTAAGTAATCAGGAGCCGGATTTACTGATTCTTGATGAACCGACAAATAATCTTGACATTCGGAGTTTGGAAGTGTTGACTTTGGCAGTAAAAAATTTCGGGGGTACGCTGTTAGTGATTTCGCATGATGATTATTTTATCAACGAAATTGGAATTGACTATAGAATAAGTTTAACTTAA
- a CDS encoding TetR/AcrR family transcriptional regulator — MPLKNTGTEQHIKDTAKRLLFAEGKLHATTQEIADAAGVNRTALHYYFRSRDQLISAIFQDAMQDLSQRLNECMTSDQSFKAKTENIIVVFLRHMIAFPYQETFLVTEINTLGKKLISNIQSDPVKSYLKEAADEMEKGTIEKMNPIHFLMNLFSLLSYPLIMAPLYKKLFQVSGRDFKELIDERGKLIISLLFKNQ, encoded by the coding sequence ATGCCACTAAAAAATACGGGGACTGAGCAGCATATAAAAGACACTGCAAAGCGGCTGCTTTTCGCAGAAGGAAAACTCCATGCTACTACGCAGGAAATAGCAGATGCCGCTGGCGTTAACAGAACGGCACTACATTATTATTTCCGTTCGAGAGATCAGTTGATTTCTGCCATATTTCAAGATGCTATGCAGGATTTGAGCCAACGCCTCAACGAATGCATGACTTCTGACCAATCTTTTAAAGCTAAGACAGAAAATATTATTGTAGTTTTTCTCAGGCATATGATTGCTTTTCCCTATCAGGAAACATTTTTGGTTACTGAGATCAACACTTTAGGTAAGAAACTGATCAGCAACATTCAATCGGACCCTGTAAAGTCCTATTTAAAAGAAGCTGCGGACGAAATGGAGAAAGGAACGATTGAGAAGATGAATCCAATTCATTTTCTGATGAACTTATTTTCTCTTTTGTCCTACCCATTAATCATGGCTCCTCTTTACAAAAAGTTGTTCCAGGTGTCTGGGAGAGATTTCAAAGAGTTGATAGACGAGCGCGGAAAACTTATTATCAGTTTGCTATTTAAAAACCAATGA
- a CDS encoding PqqD family protein, producing MIFSGKEIKVSENSVVREMGAGIVILNLNTERFYELNEVGKRFWELLSDNHDYTSILNILQAEYEVSAEQLQDDITRLIGDLDEAELIVGY from the coding sequence ATGATTTTCTCAGGAAAAGAAATAAAAGTATCTGAAAACAGTGTTGTCCGGGAAATGGGCGCTGGCATTGTTATTTTGAATTTAAACACGGAGCGGTTTTATGAACTCAATGAGGTTGGAAAACGCTTTTGGGAATTGTTATCTGATAATCACGACTACACGTCAATCCTGAATATACTACAAGCTGAGTACGAGGTAAGTGCAGAGCAACTTCAGGATGATATCACGCGATTAATAGGGGACCTTGATGAGGCGGAACTAATTGTTGGTTACTGA
- a CDS encoding lasso peptide biosynthesis B2 protein, whose amino-acid sequence MYSEHDFIQVNRSLRAYDRTLFRTRILTILTEACLRFTNLKTTDRLLSFFIKNVPPPGDHETTVILDRYATIFNQLNQLSSLKGRCLSQSLVMRCLLSRKGISSELRIGVHQLNGTFDAHAWLEKDGMLLNDHPSVITKYFPLPEGKLNGILKFK is encoded by the coding sequence ATGTATTCGGAGCACGATTTCATTCAAGTGAACAGATCTTTAAGAGCATATGATCGAACGCTTTTCCGTACTCGTATTCTTACTATCCTAACAGAAGCATGCCTTCGTTTTACGAACTTAAAAACAACCGACAGGCTGCTTTCTTTTTTCATAAAGAATGTTCCGCCACCGGGTGACCATGAAACAACAGTCATTCTCGACAGGTATGCAACTATCTTTAATCAGCTGAACCAGCTGTCTTCTTTAAAAGGGCGATGTTTATCGCAATCACTGGTTATGCGTTGCTTATTAAGCAGAAAAGGAATCTCTTCAGAACTCCGGATTGGTGTACACCAGCTTAATGGCACATTTGATGCACATGCCTGGTTAGAGAAAGATGGAATGCTTTTGAATGATCATCCTTCTGTTATCACTAAGTATTTTCCTTTACCGGAAGGTAAATTAAACGGTATCCTTAAATTTAAATGA
- a CDS encoding asparagine synthetase B, whose translation MSGFIGIVSSQLQKSDTTLLDVSTAVIASCCDDYLGAWNSNQADLRFGWLKTCEDTEEEQLPFTIDENLRIVGDVRLDNRMELLKELGARFRGISNATPDSYLILYAYQHWGEDCLQHISGDYAFAIWNEQTSYLFCARDHFGLIPFYYTQSDNWFLFTNFYLSLKDIPGLMSDLDDDVLRDYLRSGVNRSFDQTIYKKIKKLPPAHKLIYKDGTIHISCYWEIPANITPIRYKTTTEYVYHFYRLFEQSIKDRTRTNKVACSLSGGMDSSSITATTKKVLDDTYGDNHMLVSYNIGYRHLVSENEGYFGKLTASHLKIPLKQYIGEDYVKNIAQPMSYWIPEPAAIPNATAESQIVADAAAFSRVYLTGFGGDPLFEFEQHSHDRLISQGYLLQAYRDSLIFYKTFGGFSRMVWQRIKKLMRKAPVAKITMPPWFDPSFFPEDYLPFKPNKDGTSVRSNFAMCGNVYWSSLFETSHPGFTGTRIKIRQPFFSLELFLFILALPPHLLYHKSLLRMAMTPYLPGEVVKRPKTPLFGNPHAQNLKAQEIVDILRKKVSESGDFLTGKINVHGLLTAIGEPGISPASYNSILHILHVLSWRNYPS comes from the coding sequence ATGAGTGGATTCATTGGAATAGTATCTTCTCAGCTCCAAAAGTCCGACACAACATTACTTGATGTGTCTACAGCTGTTATTGCATCTTGTTGCGATGACTATCTGGGAGCATGGAACAGTAACCAGGCGGATTTACGGTTTGGCTGGCTTAAAACCTGCGAGGACACTGAAGAAGAACAACTTCCCTTTACGATTGATGAAAATCTCCGGATAGTGGGGGATGTACGCCTGGATAACCGTATGGAGCTGTTGAAAGAGCTGGGCGCACGTTTCAGGGGCATCAGTAATGCCACCCCTGATTCTTACCTCATCCTATATGCCTATCAGCATTGGGGCGAGGATTGCCTGCAACATATTTCCGGTGATTATGCTTTTGCTATCTGGAACGAACAAACAAGTTATCTTTTTTGTGCCCGTGACCATTTCGGGCTGATCCCTTTTTATTATACGCAATCTGATAACTGGTTTCTTTTCACAAATTTTTATCTTTCTCTTAAAGATATACCCGGTCTGATGTCTGACTTAGACGATGATGTATTGCGTGACTACCTGCGAAGTGGGGTAAACAGGAGTTTTGATCAAACGATTTATAAAAAGATAAAGAAGCTTCCGCCGGCTCATAAATTGATTTATAAAGACGGAACAATTCATATCAGTTGCTATTGGGAAATTCCTGCCAATATTACACCTATCCGTTACAAGACGACAACGGAATATGTTTATCATTTCTATCGTTTATTTGAGCAATCTATTAAAGACCGTACCCGTACTAATAAAGTAGCCTGCTCATTGAGTGGTGGAATGGATAGTTCATCCATAACGGCAACAACGAAAAAGGTGCTTGATGATACCTATGGTGACAACCATATGCTAGTCTCCTATAATATAGGATACAGGCATCTTGTAAGTGAGAATGAAGGATATTTTGGGAAGCTCACAGCCAGCCATCTTAAGATACCGCTCAAACAATACATTGGAGAGGACTATGTGAAGAATATTGCCCAACCAATGAGCTACTGGATTCCCGAACCGGCCGCGATACCAAATGCTACAGCGGAATCTCAGATAGTTGCTGATGCAGCTGCTTTCTCAAGAGTCTACCTGACAGGCTTTGGAGGAGATCCGTTGTTCGAGTTTGAACAACACTCACATGACCGGCTCATATCTCAGGGATACTTATTGCAGGCATACCGGGATAGCCTGATATTTTATAAAACATTTGGCGGTTTTTCCCGGATGGTCTGGCAAAGAATAAAGAAATTGATGAGGAAAGCACCCGTCGCAAAGATAACTATGCCTCCCTGGTTCGATCCCTCTTTCTTTCCTGAAGATTATTTACCATTTAAGCCCAATAAGGATGGAACTTCAGTACGTTCAAATTTTGCTATGTGCGGAAACGTATACTGGTCTTCACTATTTGAAACATCCCATCCCGGTTTTACCGGAACCAGAATAAAGATAAGACAACCATTTTTTTCATTAGAACTATTTCTCTTTATACTTGCACTCCCTCCGCATTTATTGTATCATAAGTCGTTGCTCCGAATGGCCATGACTCCCTATCTTCCCGGAGAAGTAGTAAAAAGACCCAAAACACCTCTTTTTGGGAATCCTCATGCTCAAAACTTAAAAGCACAGGAAATAGTCGATATACTGAGAAAAAAAGTTTCGGAATCCGGTGATTTTTTAACCGGTAAAATAAACGTCCATGGCTTGCTGACAGCTATCGGAGAGCCTGGAATTTCACCTGCATCTTATAACAGCATTTTACATATTTTACATGTTCTATCGTGGAGGAATTACCCCTCTTAA